Proteins encoded within one genomic window of Rhododendron vialii isolate Sample 1 chromosome 1a, ASM3025357v1:
- the LOC131306835 gene encoding uncharacterized protein LOC131306835 produces MSMMRNYANPIRKFGSDEFISFKVLLDSSLGYVDNGSIKFIIKVLTLKETISKDREELNNVYRLDLSGEFVIWRVDNFLAFIDFLGVGLNIESQSFEVHGCEHRMVILVNGIICASLKCEKAQKDFVYKVGLWNREEIVFAISTTLQFA; encoded by the exons ATGTCAATGATGCGGAACTATGCAAATCCTATAAGAAAGTTCGGCTCAGATGAGTTTATCAGTTTCAAAGTTCTTTTGGACTCATCTCTAGGATATGTTGACAATGGATCCATCAAATTTATCATAAAAGTTCTTACGTTAAAAGAGACCATTTCAAAGGACCGAGAAGAGTTGAACAACGTTTATCGACTTGATTTGTCTGGCGAGTTTGTCATTTGGAGAGTGGATAACTTCTTGGCTTTCATAGACTTTTTAGGAGTTGGTTTAAATATAGAAAGCCAGTCTTTTGAAGTTCATGGATGTGAGCATCGGATGG TGATCTTAGTTAATGGCATCATTTGCGCATCTTTGAAGTGCGAGAAGGCCCAGAAGGACTTTGTGTACAAAGTTGGCTTGTGGAATAGAGAAGAGATAGTCTTTGCCATTTCAACAACCCTGCAATTTGCTTGA